DNA sequence from the Neospora caninum Liverpool complete genome, chromosome VIIa genome:
CCGGTAGCGGTTAAAGAGGCGCGATTGTCTGGCATTATTGTAGGGAGCTCCACGGGAAAGGTCGACCCAAGGGTAAAGATCTTGCTACCAAAGCGAAGGCCTGTGGCACCGCTCGGGCAAACAGATCTACTAAGCCTGAGCTCCGGGTGGACGGCGTCCACACTACAGACGCCAAGATGTATGCGGCCTCCACTCGGCACTATGAGGATAACGTGGCGAGAGTAAAAGTTCCGGGTGAGTACGATACATAGTTGTTTGGGAGCCCCTTCCAGCAGCTCATGCTCTTTCAGTGGATAAACGCCCTTGGGCCACTAATGGTCCAAGACAGAATATAAGCTGTGAAGTATACAAGAGCAAGTCGGTTAAGCAATCGACGGGTGGACTCGCCACGGCGCAGTCCAAGTCAGAAGTCAATAACCAGACACGGCATAACACCACCGGCACTGAGGCGATGGCACCATCTTGCACATCTATACACtacagagggaaaaggaaaaatTATTCGGCGACAACACCGCCGGTGAAAAGGGCCCGGACAACCGAACCATTCAacacaggaagaaagcaggCCTTACAGCAGGTATGGTTGCCGTTCTAGTTTGTCTTTACGTAAACGTCTTCTCATGTGGACGCCACGAAGTCCCTTTGCAACGAGGGAGACTCTTCTGGAGCGATAAAGATGAGGAACGGAAGACCAAGACGAAGACCTACAGCAACACTGAGGCGTTCCGCCAGAGTTCAGAGCAACAGCAAGTCTCACACGGTACGGGGTTGACAGGTCTCGAGTTCCAACGAACATTTTCCTCTCAAGTTGCTGCAGACCCCGATTATGAAAGACACAGTTTTTCCAGAAAGCCTCtttggagagaagactcTCCTTCGAAGTCGATTAGCAAGTGAGTCACACGTGACGGCGTCCATTTGACGTAAATCAGTTTTATATGCCTCCAGATGTGCTGAATCAACTCAGTCGAGATGCAGATACCGCGCTCTCGAATGGGAAGGCCAGGAGGTAGGACTTGCTCGGCTGCAGCATGTGCCGGTAGAGGAGATTCAATAGTCTGAGCGCAATATGCCCACTTGCAACGGCTGCGTGACTCACCGCCAGTGTGATGAGCTTTAACCGCCTAACATTTCGTCCTAATGCTGTGAATACCGAGGGTCCATCTGATTTCGAAGCGAAGTCAGCTGGCGTGCGTGCAGTCACCAGCTCCGAAATCAATATTTCACATTGTGGTGACGAGATCTTGCCAACGAGCCGCGCCGCGTCCCTGCATGGCGAGACTGCCGGGAGACCACTGGCACAGATGCACCACTTGCTCTGATTCGCCGCAACGGGCAAACTGTAGTCCTGCTCACAAGAGCTGACGGAATCCTGCCAAGTATATATTACGACAAGCTTTAACAGCCCTATTCACACTTACTCCTCTCGGTTTCCTACGGGCAATTCCGCCGACCAGCTGGCTCGCAGCACACGAATCACTGCACAAGTGTGTTTTTGCGAGTATTCCTGTCTCAAAAAGGGACCGTTGTCAGCGTCCACCGGAAAAGACAGAtcggaaggaaaaggggaaaacagcAGAAGTGAAGAGAGAATCTACGACTCTATAGTGTCGATTATTACCAGCTGTACTACCCTGTGAGTCGGCATGCGACGACCacttgcatgcacaggcaAAATTTCCGAGCGCTGAGTCTAGCAAACTTCCCGACCAAAACTCTGAAACGAGGTTTCGTGCGCATCCAGCCTTTGCTGCTCTGGAGTGTATTCTTTTTTcagtttctccctctctcttgagagctcctgttcctctgttttgtgtttctctgttaGGTTCGTTGCGGACTGCCGGTGACCAGAGCCTGACGTCATAGGAACGGACACTCCTGCCGATTTCCACGTCGTACCCAAACTGGATTGTAGTTTCCTTTGTCCGCTCCAGGAGGAACAGCATGTCTTCACGTGCGGTGATGCGGTGGATCTTCTCTGTCGATTGTTTGTGCTCTGTTTCCCAGTAGCGGGGCGTCTCAAAATTCGTTGTCGTGTGTTCTCGCGGAACGGGCAGGGACGGAGGTCGGACGAGGCAGCCACCATGTACGGACAGACTGCCTCGGGGGCTGACCCGCAGCAGGGGTCTTGCCTACTTAATAGTATGCCTCAGGTTCCACCCCTAATGCCCGCGACTGTCATGCCGGCGGCCCCAGTCATTTTGCCCATGCCTATGGTTGTCCCGACGCCAGCACCATTCGGTGAGAACGAATCTGTACAGTACCATTGTACGCGAGCGTCCACTAGCTCACCAGGGAATAAAAGGGATACTAGCCTAGTTCCACACACAAAGGAGTTTGTGGtgaggcaggcgacgaacTTCGGACTATCAGCGCCGTTAAGCACGGCTGTAACGCCTGGTGTTGCCATTTTCCGTCTGATCGTTCTGTGGCTGTGAGGATGTGTCCCATGCTTGTAGGCATGGGCGTTGCAAATGGATACGTCACACAGAATGTCGCACCAAGCGCAGATCCCACCGCTTCGGTAAGTCTGCGCTGACAAGCGGGCCGAACTCACAGCTTGAAGCGGCGGGCTCAACGCCACACGTGACGAACCCGGATCGAAAGATGTGATCTTGTTGCGTCATTGATCTTCCATAACACAGATGTGGACTTGTGCTTTAGGGCGCTACTCTCTCTGCACCAGAGGTGTCCGGTTAGTCATTGTAGGTAGCGTAAAGCTCGTGTATCTTCCTTTCTTACTCACGAATCGGTGGGGGCATTTGTCTTTGCAGGCCGTACAGAGTTTCACAGCAAATGAGGCAGCTTCGTTGGGCAGCGTAATGGCGTCAGGTGCCCCGGACAAGGAGAAGACCGTGCATCTTCGTAAGGGGGCGGGGCATATATGGAGCGACCCGACACTGGACGAATGGCCAGAAAATGACTTCAGGTGAGTACGGTCCAGCTGCAGATGGACTGCAGTCATTCCGTTCACAGCATAGACTTTCACGTCCTATTTGGTACAGAGAAGGAGATTGTCCAAAACATGATCGTGTGTGAATTAATACGTTGTGTTGACTGTCAGAGTTTTCTGCGGAGACTTGGGGAATGAGGTTACAGATGAAGTTTTGACAAATGCTTTTCGGAAGTACAGATCTTTCGCGAAGGCTCGCGTGGTCAGGGACAAGAggacaggaaagacgagaggctaCGGTAAGTCTGCGAATCATCCATTATGTAGTGGTTTTTGTCGGGGACAAAACGAGTACCGACGTTTTCCATTGGTGCACGTGTGCACTTTTTTGGCTCAGGTTTTGTGTCCTTTTTGGACCCCAATGACATGCTGAAGGCTCTGAAGGAAATGAATTTCAAATATGTAGGGAACAGACCGATACGGGTGTTACGGAGTAAATGGAAAGACAGGTAAGCACGTGATTTGTACCCGCATGCTGTGTCTGGTCCGTTGCTTTCATGTTCTCGAGGGTGATTCGCTCCACGTAGATTACTGTTGATTGGAACCACTCTACTATTGACATACATATGTTCGCTATACACGGTGACGGTTCATTCATACACCGTGGAATTGTCTTGATACTCATTCGCTAAAAGGCTCGGTTACTTACCAAGGATGTGATAGCCTGGAATGGTTTCGCTCAAGTGTTTTGAAGTCGACGATACTTCGAGAACGAGGATATCGGCCGGGACACGAGACATTGTGGACGGCGCCTGTACTAACCATACATGATTTGTGTGATACTGTTCTGATTTTGGTGTATATTTTCCTCAATCGTAGGGAAATTGACTCGGAACGAAACAAGAAGTTTCAGGTACGTCTAATAGTGGCAACAGAGCCGTGGCACTGGAATGGAGTCAAGGCGAAAATATTGGGTTGACAATCGAAGACCTTGCCGTCCCTTTTTTGTCTGTGACTTGTCTGCTTCAGGAGATTACCGTCGTACAGGCTGCAAATTCTAAGACGTTGCGGAAATTTAAGAAGCTCGGTGTATCGGTGAATGGCGGAAAAGTTGGTAAGTGCACTTGGACTCTTGAGAATCATTGCTGTGCGTTTTTTGTCCCCTTAGCGAGGAAACATAGAATGTCCGTAATTCCGTTGCAAAGGACTGCATATGTGTGCAGCTTTGCTTGTGCATGTCTGCTGTTCACAGCTCGTCGGCAGCAAGAGGCTGCTGCCAAGGGATCGAAGCCAAAAAAGTCTCATGCGCCGCCTACGACATACGGACGAATGACCTATCAGTACATCAAAGGAGGTCCTTCCATCGCTCCTGTACCTTCAGCAGGGGCGTGCGCGGCGCCGAATCTCTTGGATGACATTTGATCAACTGATGCTGTCTACTCAATTTCTTCTGTATATCAGATGCGCCATGGTATCTCAAGGAAAGCGTGCTACCGGGACTGCTGCTCTTGTTTAAACCTATTTTGTAGTATGATGTCCCCCGTCGACGGGCACATTATAGAGAAGTGGAGCTAGCGGACACAGAGACTTCAACTAAGAACGGACGTCTACGCTAGTCGTCGAATACCGTTTGACTCTTGGCGACCATTGTGCCCATCCTGTATGGAACTGGGTTAGCCTAGGTCAGGAAAGCATGCTGTAGCTGGGCATCAGCAGGCTGATTCATGGATGATTTTGGGTCTCAACTTGTAACGGGGAGACACACCTCAGAAATCCATTCATTGCTCCGCTAAAGAAGCAGTTTCCTGTAATGTTTTCCAAGTAGCGATAACAAGTTGGTGAACTGCTTCTTTTTTGCGGCGATTTAGCTATCGCGAGTACAAGAACTGCTGAACCTTCCCGCTTCGTCATCTAATTGGCATGAGAGACACTTTATCCACACGGGCAAGAACGGGTTGTCGACTGCTAGTGGATCGTCCATGCTCTATAGACGCTGGTAGGTAAAAGCTGCTGCCGTCAAACGCGTAACAGTGGGCGTCCGAAGTGCGCGCAGTAGCATCGGACAGAACAGAGCGCCAGATTTTGCGTTACCTTTTAAGCGGTATACTGGTTTGGACCACACCAACCGCAATACACGGGCGCCAGAGCGGCAGCAGCAGAGTCATTCCGCATCCCGTGTACAGCCACTATGTTCTACCAGAATGTGGTCAAGGCATGATGAACCAGAGGGGGTTTCTGCAATCGATAAAAGGATAGGAATCATAATCAGCTGACGTCCTCAGGATTTGCTGCACTCGTAAAGAACAACTGTCGACTCCCGAAAAGGGCGTTTTGAGGTTCAGGCGTGTGGTTCTGCAGATCCATATTTTCACCTGGCTCACGTTTCTGATCGATACATGAAcacccttctctctcccaaagaagcggaggacgagACCCCACAGTGCCTCTCTTATAAGCTGCTGGTCgagtttttct
Encoded proteins:
- a CDS encoding putative RNA recognition motif-containing protein, whose protein sequence is MYGQTASGADPQQGSCLLNSMPQVPPLMPATVMPAAPVILPMPMVVPTPAPFGMGVANGYVTQNVAPSADPTASAVQSFTANEAASLGSVMASGAPDKEKTVHLRKGAGHIWSDPTLDEWPENDFRVFCGDLGNEVTDEVLTNAFRKYRSFAKARVVRDKRTGKTRGYGFVSFLDPNDMLKALKEMNFKYVGNRPIRVLRSKWKDREIDSERNKKFQEITVVQAANSKTLRKFKKLGVSVNGGKVARRQQEAAAKGSKPKKSHAPPTTYGRMTYQYIKGGPSIAPVPSAGACAAPNLLDDI